Within Anopheles ziemanni chromosome 2, idAnoZiCoDA_A2_x.2, whole genome shotgun sequence, the genomic segment CGAACGCCCATAGCATTGGAAATGGTGTGTCGGAGTAGAACACCAAATTTATGCCGCCCGAAATGCCTTACAAAGGGCAATCGGGAAACTAGCGGGGGGTGtctgaaatgttttaaaattctttttcttttcgacaaACCAACAATCGATACTGAAAACTGTCGAAACCTGGATGGTGAAAAGGAATGCTCAAAAACAAGCCCAAGCATAGAACTCCTAGGATGTGCCATTGAAAGATTGCACCAAACAAACACCTCGAATTTTCGATGTCTGTAGATGtatgagtgtgtatgtgtgtgtgtatgcaaaaATTGCTCACTAGTTCCTTAACGTAAAGctggtatttttttgtttgtgttgtggcATGAACTTGGCAGCGTATTTATCTTAACTCCGACGAAAGAGCTCCGGTTAAGATGGATCTCTGAAtttacttctttttgtttccatcgCTTCCAGCTGGCAACGGAATGGTTGCCCCGTTTTCCCCGGGATTGTAAACCGACCACTAAGgggagcgtttttttttttctttcattaagAAAGATCCCAAGTGCGCGTCGGTGTTCCAATCAAAAATTCCACCAGCACGCTACATGCGTCATTCCGCGGACGCGGGCGGACGTCATCCGGTTTCATCCGGGACCTGCAAAATCCAAACCCCGATCAACGCGAATCCGATCAACACCCGCTCGAACTCACTAGAAGTCCGAAGTCGAACGAAGGCGACCGAAATGGACTGAACTGGAATGGGGAACATTCCGGGGGTTTGATCGCGTTTTCCGAGAAGGAATTTTTGCCTTTCCCAGATCCGGCAGGCGAGTTCGATAGTGTCGGTGCAATTTCCGATATATGATGCCCTCCCCCCCGATGATACTCGTAAAATTATTGACACACTATCGCAGGGGGTCTGTATTTCCGACGCGTCGGCGAATGAAGGCGATGACAGGAGCGTGTGGGCACACGTTTTGAATGGGCCCGGTTTTGGTTTGACTGCCTACGATTGCCTTTCGTGTGGGCTTTTGACACTTTGGTGATAAGCGTGTTTTGGAGTATTCTATCAAacaagttttatttattttttgtcatttGTAATCGATACAAAGTAGGTTAGTAAAGcataaaaaacagaaaatgtgTTAGCGAACTATTACGTTTGATAGCTATATTGTTTATTCACATTAATTTCGtgagattttgtttatttgtttaaaatacacATATTTCTAAAATCAACCACTAACATACATTATGCTTCTCTTGGCTCGTTTTATATACCAAACACAACCATTCATTCATCCGATATATTTGAAAACAAGCAACAAAAAGAACACAAACCTACATCCTGCTTACGACTTACGAGCTGTTGAGATACAGctttatgatgatgatgagaataCGGCCGATAAAATCAGCACTAATGACTCAACCTTGTAAAAACACAGTTATCACACCGGCAGCAGTTTTAACCGCTCATTTTGGCAAATAAATACGAGGCGGAAAATGCACCAACCTTCGCGCCTGGCATGGGTGGtgtcttttgattttttcacgCTTTCCCATCTTTTCTCCAACGTTCGGGGGAAAATTTTCTTCGCCGTacctttattattattattattattatttttattttcgtctgACCGACCAAAAATCAGACACGCTCGCCGGGGAATTTTATAACCTTAATTCCCCTGTGATGCTGAACAGCTGGTAAGCAACGTTCTCGTtggttgctttttgtttttctgttactttttcctGCTTTGTCGTTCGAAGGGAGTTTCTCTCGTTTGGTTAAAAGGAGTATTAGCCCACACAGCTATAGTCCCGGGTGGTTCTTAATCCAGCACATATGGTAATTTgcgtgtgcgtttttttttttttttggtacatTTAAACCATCGGACATGAGTTTTGATTTATTGCAATTTAAGACAGTTCGTTAGAGATGAGAAAGAAACTACGCGTGTGGCCATTTTGTTTCGTCGAGAATACAAACAGAAGGACCGTGACAGTCTTAAGATTGTTTATTTGAAACattcgaaaaacatttttgataGATCGCATAAAATATACTAGTAAGTACAAGGATAATGAACAAGTAAAATCGTTAATTCTTTTAcgttaataatttttatattggaatgaaagcaaaataaagatatCTTGAATTATTTAGCAATCAATCTATTTCATATAACATTTCACGAAAATTAGTTGCCTAATAAATTGGAATTTGCTCAATTGCAActgcaaatttgttttgattattttttcagtTCATCATGGATGGATCACCCCCGAAGACTAACCGAAAGGTACGTTTCTCGCTTCCCGAGCCCACCGTACCGGCCGTTCCCTCGACAGCACCGACCCAGAAGCAACGGATGGCCCACGGTACGGTACAGTACGTCAACGGTACCCTCATCAGTCATCAGTCGCAGCAAACACACCCTCCAGCGGCATCCCACGGCGGCGTCGGTCAGTCCCGTGCCCACCAAGCACTCCAGGTAACGCCCACTCCAACGTCCCTGTCGTCGTCGGGCCCGGGAGGTTGCAGCTTCAAGCCGAAGGAACTGAACAACAAAATCGTTCTGCATCTGAGACCATCCGTCAGCTCTCTCGATAGCAGTGGAAGCGATCAGGGATCATCTCCCAAGGCCGGCCAatcaccgggcgcctccatcgacggCGGAAAGGGCGGCCCATCGACGAACCGGCAGAAATCGTTCTCCCAAAAATCCACCCACGGAACCAACGGAACCACCGGATCGGGTGGAGCCCGTTCGCTAAAGTCACTGCCACAGATAAACCAGAAGTTCCCCAGCTCGGAGGACGTCAATAATAATGTTGGCACGGGGGGCCCACCGACGATCGGGGGTGTGGGTTCGGCGAGCAGGCAAAAATCGAGTGACGATCTCAGCTCGCTCGGCATGTGGAACCACCCGGTGAAGAAGCCGACGATTATTTTGCGCACGATTTCGGCCAGCGGAACCCAGCAGAAGAGCCTCACGGGGCGCACCTCGAGGGGGAAGGGTGGCCTGGGGAAGCTGCCGGCATCCGGTGCGTCGTTCGGTGTGTCGCGCTCCACGAAGACGCTCATCTCGCCGCATCTGCAACCGATGGAGGGTGGCGGTGGTGTGTTGATAAGGGTGCAGGAAAATTGCACCGCGGTCAAGTGTACGAACGAGGCAAACGGGGCGAGGATCGACGAAATCAACGTGTCCAGTATTATCCGTGCCACCAACCCTGGCTCAACCTCCACGacaccaacgacgacgacgacaacagcGTCACGTCCGTACGGAAAATCGAGCCAATTTCTGGCCGTCCCGGAGTACAGCGATCGGTACGAAGGCATGGAGACGGTCGTGTCGGCCACGCTGcccgacgaggaggaggacgatgaCCTCGAGGACAGCGAACAAGACGCGGCCGAAGAGTCCGGTAACGGACGAAACGGGGCGAGAAATGGTCACGCGGCGGAAGAAAACGGTGGCGGCGATTCGAAAGCGAAccacaaccacaaccacaacaaccatGTCAATGAAGAGGACGACACGAGCTTCCGGTGCAGCCGGGACACGAAGCTTAGCCGGGACAAGAATACCGCGCAGTTCTGGGACTTTGTCGAGCGATGGCGCACCAATCGGGCGTTGAAAAAGCTCGAAAGCGCCACCTACCATCATCGGTCGCCATCTTCCTCGTCCGAtccccaccaccagcagcagcagccggcccaccaccatcaacaTCAGCACCGGCTCGAGGCGACCGGCGGCAGCAACGCGTCCATCACGCCAGTTTCCATCGGTGGTTCGATCAAGTCGGACGCGAAAAGGTCAGTAGCACTCCGACGACGGTGTAGAGGCCGCGCGCTCCGTTCGTGCCGCAATTGGTGGTCGTTATTTGGCCGGAAGTGATTGTTTAGTTTGATTTGTTGCGTCTACGGTTTGAAGTTGCCGAAATTCCAGTCAGTAAAGAAGAAGGGAAATTGCCCGTGGGCCGTGATTGTGGAAGGTTGAGACATTTCTCTGAGCAAAAGATCTCTGCGGCTG encodes:
- the LOC131282087 gene encoding uncharacterized protein LOC131282087; the encoded protein is MDGSPPKTNRKVRFSLPEPTVPAVPSTAPTQKQRMAHGTVQYVNGTLISHQSQQTHPPAASHGGVGQSRAHQALQVTPTPTSLSSSGPGGCSFKPKELNNKIVLHLRPSVSSLDSSGSDQGSSPKAGQSPGASIDGGKGGPSTNRQKSFSQKSTHGTNGTTGSGGARSLKSLPQINQKFPSSEDVNNNVGTGGPPTIGGVGSASRQKSSDDLSSLGMWNHPVKKPTIILRTISASGTQQKSLTGRTSRGKGGLGKLPASGASFGVSRSTKTLISPHLQPMEGGGGVLIRVQENCTAVKCTNEANGARIDEINVSSIIRATNPGSTSTTPTTTTTTASRPYGKSSQFLAVPEYSDRYEGMETVVSATLPDEEEDDDLEDSEQDAAEESGNGRNGARNGHAAEENGGGDSKANHNHNHNNHVNEEDDTSFRCSRDTKLSRDKNTAQFWDFVERWRTNRALKKLESATYHHRSPSSSSDPHPTGGSNASITPVSIGGSIKSDAKSPTLSSRIRALRMSLEQVPTVTTLLRASRDANEYLLKEVFRDILENGISKENLNSTDRSGRTAISYICSTNLTNFLELFLQLPGIDVNKPDNEGNTPLHFAAQAGLSDVVNMLITKCRSLIIDPKNNLGFTPLMKAALQGRTRCAKLLLFAGASPVETDAGRGFRAEQWARFCGRHTCAETIEQCARARLLDKSTPCGRWSHDINLPVDKNALKARSCSITPQPTQNGFRSKFRKVFPFNFNSSKEKPASKEGEENYTKDLVNYLKSATLCVSGPALSANRKIIQSLIRPLEVPKLEVTYANNNALIKKYEATIENGATDAGRRDSVEGTTDSRNGTPAHSPVPTRAKVRN